From Streptomyces sp. HUAS MG91, the proteins below share one genomic window:
- a CDS encoding serine/threonine-protein kinase, producing MSVPSGLPATGGHLVAGRYELSSLIGQGGMGQVWTAYDQRLDRRVAVKLVRPDRVAGAEAEELRRRFLRECRVTAQVDHPGLVTVHDAGTEDTPGGASFLYLVMQYVDGSDLADHLAEHDPYPWPWAVSVAAQLCAVLSAVHAVPIVHRDLKPRNVMVKKDGTVTVLDLGVASVLDTDTTRLTHTGSPIGTPAYMAPEQAMGGAVGPYTDLYALGVLLHELLSGDVPFAGTTALGILHRHLYESPVPVRQLRPEVPEALEQLVLRLLAKDPQHRPASAQQTYEELLPLLPARGVPTGRPLDPTRPFLRPHAPWPDRAVTPAPQPAGSDVQGDRPDVARAVDEVKRLLGEGRITQAVDILGAILPAAAAQHGEHSPVVRTLRKQYAATLMDDGQYRRALPELRRLADERAAEAGHADPQSLQFRYEAAQCLEALGEPAAALAEYRSLLPYYENQYATTDLRLALEVRRRIGQLLLAVGDRGAAQETLVRLLHDAERIHGPAHPFPSEVRRTLQWLGQVRG from the coding sequence TTGTCCGTTCCGTCTGGGCTTCCCGCCACTGGCGGCCACCTCGTCGCGGGCCGCTACGAACTCTCCTCGCTCATCGGCCAGGGCGGCATGGGCCAGGTCTGGACGGCGTACGACCAGCGCCTGGACCGCCGTGTCGCGGTGAAGCTGGTGCGCCCCGACCGGGTCGCGGGCGCCGAGGCCGAGGAGCTGCGCCGCCGCTTCCTGCGCGAGTGCCGCGTCACCGCCCAGGTCGACCACCCCGGCCTGGTCACCGTGCACGACGCGGGCACCGAGGACACCCCGGGCGGCGCCTCGTTCCTCTACCTCGTCATGCAGTACGTCGACGGCTCCGACCTCGCCGACCACCTCGCCGAGCACGACCCCTACCCGTGGCCGTGGGCGGTCTCGGTCGCGGCCCAGCTGTGCGCCGTACTGTCGGCCGTGCACGCGGTGCCGATCGTCCACCGCGACCTCAAGCCGCGCAACGTGATGGTGAAGAAGGACGGCACCGTCACCGTCCTCGACCTCGGCGTCGCCTCCGTCCTCGACACCGACACCACCCGCCTCACCCACACCGGCTCACCCATCGGCACGCCCGCCTACATGGCGCCCGAGCAGGCGATGGGCGGCGCGGTCGGCCCGTACACCGACCTGTACGCGCTCGGGGTGCTGCTGCACGAACTCCTCAGCGGCGACGTCCCGTTCGCCGGCACCACCGCCCTCGGCATCCTCCACCGCCATCTGTACGAGTCCCCGGTCCCGGTCCGCCAGCTGCGCCCCGAGGTGCCCGAGGCGCTGGAGCAGCTGGTCCTGCGGCTGCTCGCGAAGGACCCGCAGCACCGGCCGGCGTCCGCCCAGCAGACGTACGAGGAACTGCTGCCGCTGCTGCCCGCGCGGGGCGTGCCCACCGGCCGTCCGCTCGACCCCACCCGCCCCTTCCTGCGCCCGCACGCCCCGTGGCCCGACCGGGCCGTGACGCCCGCGCCGCAGCCCGCGGGCTCCGACGTCCAGGGCGACCGGCCCGACGTGGCCCGCGCCGTCGACGAGGTCAAGCGCCTCCTCGGCGAGGGCCGCATCACCCAGGCCGTCGACATCCTCGGCGCGATCCTGCCCGCCGCGGCCGCCCAGCACGGCGAGCACTCGCCCGTCGTGCGCACCCTGCGCAAGCAGTACGCGGCCACCCTCATGGACGACGGCCAGTACCGCCGCGCCCTGCCCGAGCTGCGCCGCCTCGCCGACGAGCGGGCCGCCGAGGCGGGCCACGCCGACCCGCAGTCCCTCCAGTTCCGCTACGAGGCCGCCCAGTGCCTCGAAGCCCTCGGCGAACCGGCCGCGGCGCTCGCCGAGTACCGCTCCCTGCTGCCGTACTACGAGAACCAGTACGCGACCACGGACCTGCGGCTCGCCCTCGAAGTGCGGCGCCGCATCGGCCAGTTGCTGCTCGCCGTCGGCGACCGGGGCGCCGCCCAGGAGACCCTGGTCCGGCTGCTGCACGACGCGGAGCGGATCCACGGCCCGGCCCACCCGTTCCCCTCCGAGGTCCGCCGCACCCTCCAGTGGCTGGGACAGGTCAGGGGCTGA
- a CDS encoding N-6 DNA methylase has product MQDNATEVTAAGIARLAGVGRAAVSNWRRRHADFPKPVGGTDTSPSFALAEVEEWLRDQGKLAEVPLRERVWQQLAGHPAGPVTALLHTGCVLLLVHDRPTEWLALSATSDDRGLAERLPAALEGVLTPRFGTPAGRALATPESAALLPSVPLLRGAAELAADTGARRAFAFLLGRHLDANPRQYTLTPPGPAALMAALAGPAATALDPACGTGALLHAVRAHGARSEQRLYGQDSAPELAALTALRLALDGPAGEGAGPTVRTAAADTLLADALGDVTADVVLAHPPFNERGWGHDELAYDPRWEYGLPARTESELAWVQHALARLRDGGTAVLLMPPTVASRRSGRRIRADLLRRGALRAVIALPAGAVPPNNIPLHLWVLRRPAGSSGPAPELLLVDTTSLAAPGDVREKQAWAAVQDAVLDAWHAFDRAGTLEERPGVARSVPVIELLDDEVDLAPARRLPPPAAGGGGAAELTAVREDLAGTLRLTTRLTPESAVPAAEPARWPLTTIGELARAGALFMRTPAASGADSRSGGPARAAVPVLTDHDVLAGTAPSGIFSGDDEPFLLRAGDVVVPVVGGGATARVVDGATEGAALGRGLALLRPDPAALDPWFLAGFLRSTANNRQASSYASTATRLDVRRLQLPRLPLPEQAGYGERFKALAAFEDALRLASRLGEQLVQGLHDGLTDGTLAPE; this is encoded by the coding sequence GTGCAGGACAACGCGACAGAGGTGACGGCCGCCGGGATCGCCCGGCTCGCCGGGGTCGGCCGCGCGGCCGTCTCCAACTGGCGGCGCCGGCACGCCGACTTCCCCAAGCCCGTGGGTGGCACCGACACCAGCCCCTCCTTCGCGCTCGCCGAGGTCGAGGAGTGGCTGCGCGACCAGGGCAAGCTCGCCGAGGTGCCGCTGCGCGAGCGCGTCTGGCAGCAGCTCGCCGGACACCCCGCGGGCCCGGTCACCGCGCTGCTGCACACCGGATGCGTCCTGCTGCTCGTGCACGACCGGCCCACCGAATGGCTCGCCCTGAGCGCCACGTCGGACGACCGCGGCCTCGCCGAGCGGCTGCCGGCGGCGCTCGAAGGCGTCCTCACCCCCCGCTTCGGGACGCCCGCGGGGCGGGCCCTCGCGACCCCGGAGTCCGCCGCCCTCCTCCCGTCCGTGCCGCTGCTGCGCGGCGCCGCCGAGCTCGCCGCGGACACCGGCGCCCGCCGCGCCTTCGCGTTCCTGCTCGGCCGCCACCTGGACGCGAACCCGCGCCAGTACACGCTGACCCCGCCGGGACCGGCCGCCCTGATGGCCGCCCTCGCCGGACCCGCCGCCACCGCCCTCGACCCGGCCTGCGGCACCGGCGCCCTGCTGCACGCCGTGCGCGCCCACGGCGCCCGCTCCGAACAGCGCCTCTACGGCCAGGACTCCGCGCCCGAACTGGCCGCGCTGACCGCCCTGCGGCTCGCCCTCGACGGGCCCGCCGGTGAGGGCGCGGGCCCCACCGTGCGCACCGCCGCGGCCGACACCCTGCTCGCCGACGCGCTCGGCGACGTGACGGCCGACGTGGTCCTCGCCCACCCGCCGTTCAACGAGCGCGGCTGGGGCCACGACGAACTCGCCTACGACCCGCGCTGGGAGTACGGCCTCCCGGCCCGCACCGAGTCCGAACTGGCCTGGGTGCAGCACGCGTTGGCCCGCCTCAGGGACGGCGGCACCGCGGTCCTGCTGATGCCGCCCACCGTCGCCTCCCGCCGCTCGGGCCGCCGCATCCGCGCCGACCTGCTGCGCCGCGGCGCCCTGCGCGCCGTGATCGCGCTGCCCGCGGGCGCCGTCCCGCCGAACAACATCCCGCTGCACCTGTGGGTCCTGCGCAGGCCCGCCGGGTCGTCCGGGCCCGCCCCCGAACTGCTGCTCGTCGACACCACCTCGCTGGCCGCCCCCGGCGACGTACGGGAGAAGCAGGCGTGGGCCGCCGTGCAGGACGCCGTGCTCGACGCCTGGCACGCCTTCGACCGCGCCGGAACGCTGGAGGAGCGCCCCGGAGTGGCCCGCTCGGTGCCGGTCATCGAACTCCTCGACGACGAGGTCGACCTCGCGCCCGCCCGCCGGCTGCCCCCGCCGGCCGCGGGCGGGGGCGGGGCCGCCGAGCTGACCGCCGTGCGCGAGGACCTCGCCGGCACCCTGCGCCTGACCACGAGGCTCACCCCGGAGTCCGCCGTCCCCGCCGCCGAACCGGCCCGCTGGCCGCTGACCACGATCGGTGAACTCGCGCGCGCGGGCGCCCTGTTCATGCGCACCCCGGCCGCCTCGGGCGCCGACTCCCGCTCGGGCGGCCCCGCGCGCGCGGCGGTCCCGGTCCTCACCGACCACGACGTGCTCGCCGGCACCGCCCCCTCCGGCATCTTCAGCGGCGACGACGAGCCGTTCCTGCTGCGGGCCGGGGACGTCGTCGTGCCCGTCGTCGGCGGCGGCGCCACCGCCCGCGTCGTCGACGGGGCCACCGAGGGCGCCGCCCTCGGCCGCGGCCTCGCCCTGCTGCGCCCCGACCCGGCCGCGCTCGACCCCTGGTTCCTCGCCGGGTTCCTGCGCTCCACCGCCAACAACCGGCAGGCCAGCAGCTATGCCTCCACGGCGACCCGGCTCGACGTGCGCCGGCTGCAACTGCCCCGGCTGCCCCTGCCCGAACAGGCGGGATACGGCGAACGGTTCAAGGCGCTGGCCGCCTTCGAGGACGCGCTGCGGCTCGCGTCCCGGCTCGGCGAACAGCTCGTCCAGGGACTCCACGACGGCCTGACGGACGGCACGCTCGCGCCGGAGTGA
- a CDS encoding DUF4190 domain-containing protein has translation MSQTQPQQHPQYPPFQQPQHQPQQAARNGLGTAALILGVIGALSGVIPFLFWLAGILGVIALILGLTGRSRAKRGEATNKGVALAGAILGLVAMGLAVFGAYTTFKAVGDAVDEINKSVSDTKAKGTEPKGKADGKAGAGKGDSKDKNDKPAAGKTLDAGDSVIYDDDLTVAVSNAVTFNPNAYAVGHTKGNKAYKVTVTVTNDSKAKFDATLLTADARAGKEGVTAEAIFDDKVGAGFNGTILPGKKATVVYAFDAPADARNLTVEVTPSFEYDGTQWDLKL, from the coding sequence ATGTCTCAGACCCAGCCCCAGCAGCACCCGCAGTACCCGCCGTTCCAGCAGCCGCAGCACCAGCCCCAGCAGGCCGCGCGGAACGGGCTGGGGACGGCGGCGCTGATCCTGGGCGTCATCGGCGCCCTGTCCGGGGTGATCCCGTTCCTGTTCTGGCTGGCCGGCATCCTCGGGGTGATCGCCCTGATCCTGGGGCTGACGGGCCGGTCGCGCGCCAAGCGGGGCGAGGCCACGAACAAGGGGGTGGCGCTGGCCGGCGCGATCCTCGGCCTGGTCGCGATGGGCCTCGCGGTCTTCGGCGCGTACACGACGTTCAAGGCGGTCGGCGACGCGGTCGACGAGATCAACAAGTCGGTGTCGGACACCAAGGCCAAGGGCACCGAGCCCAAGGGCAAGGCCGACGGCAAGGCGGGCGCGGGCAAGGGCGACAGCAAGGACAAGAACGACAAGCCGGCCGCGGGCAAGACGCTCGACGCGGGCGACTCCGTGATCTACGACGACGACCTGACGGTCGCGGTGTCGAACGCGGTGACGTTCAACCCGAACGCGTACGCCGTGGGCCACACCAAGGGCAACAAGGCCTACAAGGTCACCGTCACGGTCACCAACGACAGCAAGGCGAAGTTCGACGCGACGCTGCTGACCGCCGACGCCCGCGCCGGCAAGGAGGGCGTGACCGCCGAGGCGATCTTCGACGACAAGGTCGGCGCGGGCTTCAACGGCACGATCCTGCCCGGCAAGAAGGCCACGGTCGTCTACGCCTTCGACGCCCCGGCGGACGCCAGGAACCTGACGGTCGAGGTCACGCCGAGCTTCGAGTACGACGGCACGCAGTGGGACCTGAAGCTGTAA
- a CDS encoding N-acetyltransferase, producing MSADPDLTITTLAERPELRDAMWTMEDTWPVFVQHDAVGWSFMGRIAADFPEYVLVATDEAGDVVVKGVSVPFAQHVEGRGGVLPDRGWDRVVQWAFSDLRHGVQADTVSAVEITVVPRMLGRGLSGRMLAAMRENARSRGFGEVVAPVRPSAKHQESAALMSEYAYRKRASDGLPEDPWLRVHVRAGGVIDKVAPASMTVSGSLDEWRRWTGLPFDTAGPVEVPGALVPVHCAPERDNAVYVEPNVWVRHAL from the coding sequence ATGAGCGCCGACCCGGACCTGACCATCACGACGCTCGCCGAGCGGCCCGAACTGCGCGACGCGATGTGGACGATGGAGGACACCTGGCCGGTGTTCGTGCAGCACGACGCGGTCGGCTGGTCCTTCATGGGCCGGATCGCCGCCGACTTCCCCGAGTACGTCCTGGTCGCCACGGACGAGGCCGGTGACGTGGTGGTGAAGGGCGTCAGCGTGCCGTTCGCGCAGCACGTCGAGGGGCGCGGGGGAGTGCTGCCGGACCGCGGCTGGGACCGGGTGGTCCAGTGGGCGTTCTCGGATCTGCGGCACGGTGTGCAGGCCGACACGGTCAGCGCCGTCGAGATCACCGTCGTGCCGCGCATGCTGGGCCGCGGCCTGTCCGGGCGGATGCTCGCGGCGATGCGGGAGAACGCGCGCTCGCGCGGCTTCGGCGAGGTCGTCGCGCCGGTGCGGCCCAGCGCCAAGCACCAGGAGTCCGCTGCCCTGATGAGCGAGTACGCGTACCGGAAGCGGGCGTCCGACGGGCTGCCGGAGGACCCCTGGCTGCGGGTGCACGTCCGCGCGGGCGGGGTCATCGACAAGGTGGCGCCCGCCTCGATGACCGTGTCGGGGTCGCTGGACGAGTGGCGGCGGTGGACCGGGCTGCCCTTCGACACCGCCGGTCCGGTCGAGGTGCCCGGTGCGCTGGTCCCGGTGCACTGCGCGCCGGAGCGCGACAACGCCGTCTACGTCGAGCCGAACGTATGGGTGCGGCACGCGCTCTGA
- a CDS encoding HNH endonuclease family protein, giving the protein MRGAGRGVVAVVLAAVAVTGCKAELDKGGDGTGSGNPGAGAQGKAGSALAAVDELTVKGRAPKTGYARERFGTAWADTDSNSCDTRDDILKRDLKDVRFTDGKCRVAGGSLAPDPYSGKDVTFKRGSSKVDIDHLVALSDAWQKGAFKWDPSKRIALANDPLNLLAVDATPNRSKGDGDTATWLPPNKGYRCTYVAGQVAVKKKYGLWVTGAERDAMKKVLTGCPDQKLPSGGNPTEAPARFHAR; this is encoded by the coding sequence ATGCGAGGCGCGGGGCGGGGTGTGGTGGCCGTCGTGCTGGCCGCCGTGGCGGTCACCGGCTGCAAGGCCGAGCTGGACAAGGGCGGGGACGGAACCGGGAGCGGGAACCCGGGGGCCGGGGCGCAGGGCAAGGCGGGCAGTGCGCTGGCCGCCGTCGACGAGCTCACCGTCAAGGGGCGGGCGCCCAAGACCGGTTACGCGCGGGAACGATTCGGCACCGCCTGGGCCGACACCGACTCCAACAGCTGCGACACCCGCGACGACATCCTCAAGCGCGACCTGAAGGACGTCCGGTTCACCGACGGCAAGTGCAGGGTCGCCGGCGGCTCGCTCGCCCCCGACCCGTACAGCGGCAAGGACGTCACCTTCAAGCGCGGCAGCAGCAAGGTCGACATCGATCATCTGGTCGCGCTCTCCGACGCCTGGCAGAAGGGCGCCTTCAAGTGGGACCCGAGCAAGCGCATCGCGCTCGCCAACGACCCGCTGAACCTGCTCGCCGTCGACGCGACCCCCAACCGCAGCAAGGGCGACGGCGACACCGCGACCTGGCTGCCGCCGAACAAGGGCTACCGGTGCACCTATGTCGCCGGGCAGGTCGCCGTGAAGAAGAAGTACGGGCTGTGGGTGACCGGCGCCGAGCGCGACGCCATGAAAAAGGTGTTGACCGGGTGCCCGGACCAGAAGCTACCTTCGGGCGGCAATCCCACCGAGGCTCCCGCGCGCTTCCACGCCCGCTGA